The following coding sequences are from one Lysinibacillus sp. FSL W8-0992 window:
- the hutI gene encoding imidazolonepropionase: MLKRPDMIIQNAAQILPCTGDNMQDFQVLTDQAVVIDGQKIIDICSHQQLVQRYVVDNNNSIDASGKVVAPGYIDAHTHLVFHGSRVEEYAAKLTGNIADNLKKLAITTGPNRTIELTRDTSEEELLEQAKKRIMTMLKHGTTTVESKSGYGLTLESELKILRVGRRLNDQTAIDVVNTFLGAHGIPDHLTKEQYVNEIVDVMIPQVAQHNLAEFCDVWCDEGYFTELESERILQAGLAHGLLPKIHADAYSYIGGSDLAARMKMISIDHLNYTPETVMAQLAKSGVVGVLMPALDFAVAHHKPFDARKMLDNGMHIALATDMCPACYTTSMSFVINLACRLYQFSVEEAIKAATKMAAKALNLTDRGTLEIGKMADIQIWDVPNYKHVAYELGTNIVDTVIKRGQVVISKGSWAMESTFS; encoded by the coding sequence GTGTTAAAAAGACCAGACATGATAATTCAAAATGCAGCACAAATATTGCCTTGTACAGGTGACAACATGCAAGACTTTCAAGTTTTAACCGATCAAGCAGTTGTTATAGATGGTCAAAAAATCATCGATATTTGTAGCCATCAACAGCTTGTACAACGATATGTAGTTGATAACAATAACAGTATTGATGCAAGTGGGAAAGTAGTCGCTCCTGGCTATATTGATGCGCACACACATCTCGTATTTCATGGTAGTCGAGTAGAGGAGTACGCTGCAAAACTCACTGGTAATATTGCAGATAATTTAAAAAAGCTTGCTATAACGACAGGACCAAATCGAACAATCGAACTTACGCGAGATACTTCTGAGGAAGAGCTTTTGGAACAAGCGAAAAAACGAATAATGACGATGCTTAAACACGGGACAACAACAGTAGAGAGTAAAAGTGGCTACGGTTTAACACTAGAAAGTGAGCTGAAAATTTTACGTGTAGGTCGACGTTTAAACGACCAGACAGCCATTGATGTGGTTAATACATTTCTAGGTGCGCACGGTATTCCAGATCATTTAACAAAGGAACAGTATGTGAATGAAATTGTTGATGTTATGATTCCGCAAGTAGCTCAACATAATTTAGCAGAGTTCTGTGATGTTTGGTGTGATGAAGGCTATTTTACTGAACTTGAATCGGAGCGTATTTTACAAGCGGGCTTAGCACATGGATTATTACCAAAAATTCATGCAGATGCCTATTCGTATATCGGTGGTTCAGATTTAGCTGCACGTATGAAAATGATTTCCATTGACCATCTCAATTACACACCCGAGACCGTAATGGCCCAACTAGCGAAATCCGGAGTCGTCGGTGTATTAATGCCTGCATTAGATTTTGCCGTTGCCCATCACAAACCATTTGATGCTCGTAAAATGCTCGATAATGGTATGCATATAGCGCTAGCAACAGATATGTGCCCTGCTTGTTATACAACTTCTATGTCCTTTGTTATAAATCTAGCATGTAGACTTTATCAATTTTCAGTAGAGGAAGCCATTAAGGCAGCGACAAAAATGGCCGCAAAGGCTCTAAATCTTACAGATAGAGGGACGTTAGAAATTGGAAAAATGGCAGATATTCAAATATGGGATGTGCCAAATTATAAGCATGTAGCATATGAACTTGGGACGAATATTGTAGATACGGTTATAAAAAGAGGGCAAGTTGTCATCAGTAAAGGGTCATGGGCAATGGAAAGTACATTCAGTTAG
- the hutU gene encoding urocanate hydratase: protein MTKPEILYSVKAQRGNTLRCKGWRQEVILRMLENNMENAEKPEELVIYGGIGKAARNWESYHAIVDSLKNLEDDETLVVQSGMPVAVFKTHKYAPTVVMATTNIMKADWPTFYDLQGKNLTMYANYTAAPWEYIGTQGVIQGTFETLSAIARLHYNDSLVGKILLTAGAGGMGGNQTRAMTMHGGVAILCDSNIDIINRRIEKGFIDIVVDSLEEAIELAKTKAAAGEALGIAVVGNAADIFEKTLELGFLPHIATSMTPAHDPIAYLPAGYSVEEADALRDKDRLAYLEKARHTMIRELKALIALLDKGVHSFEYGTSIRKECIDAGFDEKEAKRLPGFVAEYIRPLFCEGRGPFRWICMSGEAEDLRKIDDMILAKFSDDLLVTRWIKLAKEHIPIEALPARICYMGFGQRKKFALEVNDMIRRGELSGPVAFSRDNLDSGSIVNPTFESENMKDGGDLISDWPVLNGLLNAVGMCDLIALQANYSMGEAVHTGVTMIADGTEESDMRLEVAMTVDSGIGVVRHAQAGYETAKDVANGKGKLTDESIQIPLWWEPTATFGPKDLVKEKV, encoded by the coding sequence ATGACAAAACCAGAAATTTTATATTCAGTAAAGGCTCAGCGAGGAAATACATTACGATGCAAAGGTTGGCGTCAAGAAGTTATTTTAAGAATGCTAGAAAATAATATGGAAAATGCTGAAAAACCTGAAGAACTCGTGATATACGGCGGGATTGGGAAGGCAGCTCGTAACTGGGAGTCCTATCATGCCATTGTAGATTCCTTAAAAAATTTAGAAGATGATGAAACACTTGTTGTGCAATCTGGGATGCCAGTTGCTGTTTTTAAAACTCATAAATATGCACCAACTGTTGTTATGGCGACGACAAATATTATGAAGGCAGATTGGCCAACATTTTATGATTTGCAAGGAAAGAACTTAACAATGTATGCCAATTATACAGCGGCACCTTGGGAATATATCGGTACACAAGGTGTCATTCAAGGGACATTTGAAACGCTTTCGGCAATTGCGCGATTGCATTATAACGATTCACTTGTTGGGAAAATTTTATTGACTGCTGGTGCAGGCGGTATGGGTGGCAACCAGACACGTGCGATGACAATGCATGGTGGAGTAGCTATTTTATGTGATTCTAATATCGACATTATTAATCGCCGTATTGAAAAGGGCTTTATTGATATTGTTGTAGATTCATTAGAAGAGGCGATTGAACTAGCAAAAACAAAAGCGGCTGCTGGAGAAGCGCTTGGCATAGCGGTGGTAGGTAATGCAGCAGATATTTTCGAAAAAACATTAGAACTTGGCTTCCTACCACATATTGCAACATCTATGACACCTGCACATGACCCCATTGCCTATTTACCAGCTGGATACAGTGTTGAAGAGGCAGACGCGCTACGTGATAAAGATCGTCTAGCATACTTAGAAAAAGCACGCCATACGATGATTCGCGAGCTGAAGGCATTAATAGCATTACTTGATAAAGGCGTTCACTCGTTTGAATATGGCACAAGTATTCGTAAAGAATGTATTGATGCTGGATTTGATGAGAAAGAGGCGAAGCGTTTACCTGGATTTGTAGCAGAATATATTCGTCCATTATTCTGCGAGGGACGTGGGCCATTCCGTTGGATTTGTATGTCCGGTGAAGCTGAGGATTTACGTAAAATAGACGATATGATTTTAGCAAAATTTAGTGATGATTTACTTGTTACGCGCTGGATAAAGTTAGCGAAGGAGCATATTCCGATAGAAGCTTTACCTGCTCGTATTTGTTATATGGGCTTTGGACAGCGTAAAAAGTTCGCTTTGGAAGTTAACGATATGATACGCCGAGGGGAGTTAAGTGGACCTGTCGCCTTCTCTCGCGATAATTTAGATTCTGGTTCTATAGTCAATCCAACGTTTGAATCTGAAAATATGAAAGATGGTGGAGATTTAATTTCTGACTGGCCAGTTTTAAATGGCTTATTAAATGCAGTTGGGATGTGTGATTTAATCGCTCTTCAAGCTAACTATTCAATGGGAGAGGCCGTTCATACAGGTGTGACGATGATTGCTGATGGAACAGAAGAATCGGATATGCGCTTAGAAGTAGCGATGACAGTAGATTCTGGTATAGGGGTTGTACGTCATGCACAAGCGGGCTATGAAACAGCAAAAGATGTAGCGAATGGTAAAGGGAAATTAACCGATGAAAGCATTCAAATCCCATTATGGTGGGAGCCAACAGCTACGTTTGGTCCGAAAGATTTAGTAAAAGAAAAAGTGTAA
- a CDS encoding YjiH family protein encodes MKKADMTPVDFDSLLVDVAPNYKKSAIYKFFAFSLFGIFMFFISITLNGKKTIPLDHLVTFIRTQFSSVIVYYILVIVVAGAVYPFYKKTWNRSVVEMVISTLKIMGAIASVLVVFKIGPSWLLAADMGPYWYNSLLTPIGVLVPIGAIFLAMLVGYGLLEFIGILVQPIMRPIWKTPGRSAIDAVASFVGSYSIGLLITNRIYKEGKYTTKEAVIIATGFSTVSVTFMIVVAKTLGLMDIWNLYFWVTFLVTFLVTAISVRIWPIRNMSTDYYNQMDGDVEKIVKEKRLQCAWREALQTAENAPNLWQSMKDNVKDGLVMAMGILPTIMSIGLIGLWLVNNTPIFDYAAYLFVPITYLLQIAEPLIVAKAAVINLIDMFLPSLVAVDSAIETRFIVGTLSISAILFFSALIPCILSTEIPISLGKMIAVWFVRTVLTLMIVTPIAYLLL; translated from the coding sequence ATGAAAAAAGCAGATATGACACCTGTGGATTTTGATAGTCTTCTAGTTGACGTCGCTCCTAATTATAAGAAATCAGCCATCTACAAATTTTTTGCTTTTAGCTTGTTCGGCATTTTCATGTTCTTTATCTCTATTACCTTAAATGGTAAGAAGACAATACCGCTCGATCATTTAGTAACCTTTATCAGGACGCAGTTTTCGTCAGTTATTGTTTACTATATTTTAGTCATTGTTGTTGCGGGTGCTGTTTACCCTTTTTATAAAAAAACGTGGAATCGATCCGTTGTCGAAATGGTCATTTCTACATTGAAAATAATGGGGGCTATCGCTTCCGTTTTAGTTGTTTTCAAAATTGGTCCGAGCTGGCTGTTAGCTGCAGATATGGGACCCTATTGGTACAACTCACTACTTACGCCAATCGGTGTTTTAGTTCCAATTGGTGCCATATTTTTAGCTATGTTGGTCGGTTATGGCTTGCTGGAGTTTATCGGTATTTTAGTGCAGCCGATTATGCGACCAATTTGGAAAACACCTGGTCGCTCCGCCATTGATGCAGTTGCCTCCTTTGTCGGGAGCTATTCCATCGGTTTATTAATTACTAACCGCATTTATAAGGAAGGAAAGTATACAACAAAAGAAGCGGTCATTATTGCTACAGGATTTTCGACAGTTTCAGTTACCTTTATGATTGTTGTTGCAAAAACACTTGGATTAATGGATATTTGGAATCTTTATTTTTGGGTGACCTTCCTCGTGACCTTTTTAGTAACAGCCATTAGTGTTCGGATTTGGCCAATTCGTAATATGAGTACGGACTATTACAACCAGATGGATGGGGATGTGGAGAAAATTGTAAAGGAGAAGCGTTTGCAGTGTGCATGGAGAGAGGCGTTACAGACGGCTGAAAATGCGCCGAATCTGTGGCAAAGTATGAAGGACAATGTGAAAGATGGCTTAGTGATGGCAATGGGGATACTACCAACAATTATGTCAATCGGCTTAATCGGTCTATGGCTTGTCAATAACACGCCTATATTTGATTATGCAGCTTATTTGTTTGTACCTATTACTTACTTACTACAAATAGCCGAGCCATTAATTGTGGCAAAAGCGGCCGTCATTAATTTAATCGATATGTTTTTACCTTCACTTGTTGCTGTTGATAGTGCAATAGAGACGCGATTCATTGTTGGAACGTTATCGATATCTGCTATTCTCTTCTTCTCTGCATTAATTCCTTGTATTCTATCAACGGAAATTCCTATTTCTTTAGGCAAAATGATTGCGGTATGGTTTGTACGAACAGTTTTAACGCTCATGATCGTCACGCCTATCGCCTATTTACTATTGTAA
- a CDS encoding DUF4179 domain-containing protein: MPVEPHVHEVDYLGKSGKRKRWVIIVVSVLVVAGVMLASTRFVSSIFNKSDKSDFSAYKTLVGKTTKNDFGQLTLNEVMIDDNQLLLNATFEPAKGMNFNYQVFFFPQVLVNGQDYMVRNGGQTIAQSASTYTIYSSVKMRDLPKDEILQLKILYNDWNWEKPIEEPWAFEIEASQKQLQEDRKVIAVNKTIKLNDGQEIKVGNVVSTPISTTVYFETKEILNETIDFKILTESGKTWRPDSSYTLNEAHTKWGVRFDAQYLSDKTYKLIPVTTGDIELGPAIKIRGK, translated from the coding sequence TTGCCAGTTGAGCCACATGTACATGAAGTCGACTATCTTGGAAAAAGTGGAAAACGAAAAAGATGGGTGATTATTGTAGTAAGTGTTTTAGTAGTTGCCGGTGTAATGTTGGCAAGTACTCGGTTCGTCTCCTCTATTTTTAATAAAAGTGATAAGTCGGATTTTTCGGCCTATAAAACACTTGTAGGTAAAACAACTAAAAATGATTTTGGGCAATTGACCTTAAATGAGGTGATGATTGATGATAATCAACTATTACTAAATGCAACATTTGAGCCAGCTAAAGGAATGAATTTCAACTATCAAGTATTTTTCTTTCCACAAGTACTAGTGAATGGGCAAGATTATATGGTTCGAAATGGGGGCCAGACCATTGCACAGTCAGCATCAACCTATACAATCTATAGCAGCGTGAAGATGCGTGATTTACCGAAAGATGAAATACTGCAACTTAAAATTCTTTATAACGATTGGAATTGGGAAAAACCAATCGAGGAGCCTTGGGCATTTGAAATCGAAGCTTCCCAAAAGCAATTGCAAGAGGATCGAAAAGTAATCGCTGTTAATAAAACTATTAAGCTGAATGACGGCCAAGAAATAAAAGTAGGTAATGTTGTTTCTACACCGATTTCTACTACGGTATATTTTGAAACGAAGGAAATATTGAATGAAACCATTGACTTTAAAATTTTAACTGAGTCAGGAAAAACATGGCGTCCTGACTCTTCATATACATTGAATGAAGCGCATACAAAGTGGGGAGTTCGCTTTGATGCACAATATTTATCAGATAAAACATATAAGTTAATTCCTGTTACAACAGGGGATATTGAACTTGGGCCAGCTATCAAAATTCGTGGGAAATGA
- a CDS encoding sigma-54 interaction domain-containing protein yields MIKELQRYTAFLGANIIALDNSFKVKWWHFNESISLNIQVDMPIEIFAAIDVTSLHQPQQLQIQEQLLSFTIEPFYFQEQFFIVSVENLIDFQYSLQNKVFVLEEIIEHLDEGIIVSNEDGDIIYYNEALAKMEEHKKEDMLGKKLWDAYNYQDRRLSEHNHILKTAKPIYTKYRAHAYSENEPKFVGYSSFPIQKDNKTIGVFSITHTEKSLRNQLQQTLDSKRETMEVPEEVKRNNGTIYTFQDIKGNSDELLQTISEAKNIANYNTDTLIVGETGTGKELFAQSMHNLSPRVTKPFVAINCAAIPVSLLESTLFGSVKGAFTGATNQEGLFEYAKDGTLFLDEINSLPMELQPKLMRVLQERAVRRVGSNTLIPIECTVFSASNEDPELLTVGERMRLDLFYRIAHSSIYIPPLRERPEDILFFIQHFLHKNVLKYMKANITIKPELYQILVAYDWPGNVRELEHLIENLVIQASSDSDITEDMLPRYLKNKISIKGAPSKKRPFKALMHTNEEQYIRKVLQQCDGNISAAAKQLNISRQSLQYHMKKLAIQKEELI; encoded by the coding sequence ATGATTAAGGAATTGCAGCGTTATACAGCATTTTTAGGCGCGAATATCATTGCACTAGACAACTCTTTCAAGGTGAAATGGTGGCATTTCAATGAAAGTATCTCGTTAAATATTCAAGTTGATATGCCAATAGAAATCTTTGCTGCCATTGATGTGACAAGCTTGCATCAGCCGCAACAATTGCAAATACAAGAACAGCTTTTATCTTTTACAATAGAGCCTTTTTATTTTCAAGAGCAATTTTTTATTGTTTCAGTAGAAAACTTAATAGATTTCCAGTATTCATTACAAAATAAAGTTTTTGTCCTAGAGGAAATTATTGAGCATTTAGATGAAGGGATCATTGTAAGCAATGAAGATGGGGACATTATTTATTACAATGAGGCACTTGCTAAAATGGAGGAGCATAAAAAAGAGGACATGCTTGGCAAGAAGCTGTGGGATGCATACAACTATCAAGATCGTAGACTATCAGAGCATAATCATATTTTAAAAACAGCGAAACCAATTTATACGAAATACAGAGCTCATGCCTATTCAGAAAATGAACCTAAATTTGTAGGCTACAGTTCTTTCCCGATTCAAAAGGATAATAAAACAATTGGTGTTTTTTCAATTACACATACGGAAAAAAGCTTACGAAATCAATTACAACAAACATTGGATTCCAAACGTGAAACAATGGAGGTACCAGAAGAAGTCAAACGTAATAACGGTACGATTTACACATTCCAAGATATAAAAGGAAACAGTGACGAGCTCCTTCAAACAATATCCGAAGCTAAAAATATTGCAAATTATAATACTGATACGTTAATTGTCGGTGAAACTGGGACAGGTAAAGAATTATTTGCTCAAAGTATGCATAATTTAAGCCCACGCGTAACAAAGCCCTTCGTTGCGATAAATTGTGCTGCCATCCCTGTTTCGCTGTTGGAGAGCACGCTTTTCGGCTCAGTTAAAGGGGCATTTACTGGTGCTACAAATCAAGAAGGTCTTTTTGAATATGCAAAAGATGGGACACTTTTTCTAGACGAAATCAATTCACTACCAATGGAGCTTCAACCAAAATTAATGCGTGTCTTACAAGAACGTGCTGTTCGACGTGTTGGCAGTAATACACTTATCCCTATTGAATGTACTGTGTTTAGCGCATCCAATGAAGACCCTGAGCTTCTTACTGTTGGCGAGCGAATGCGACTTGACCTATTTTATCGCATTGCTCATTCAAGTATATATATCCCCCCACTGCGTGAGAGACCAGAGGATATACTTTTCTTTATCCAGCATTTTTTACATAAAAATGTGCTGAAATATATGAAGGCCAATATCACCATTAAACCTGAACTTTATCAGATACTTGTAGCCTATGATTGGCCAGGCAATGTACGTGAACTGGAGCATTTAATAGAAAACCTCGTAATACAAGCAAGCTCTGACAGCGATATTACAGAAGATATGCTGCCACGTTATTTAAAAAATAAAATATCCATAAAAGGAGCCCCTTCAAAAAAGCGCCCTTTTAAAGCACTTATGCATACAAATGAAGAGCAGTACATTCGAAAAGTGCTGCAACAGTGTGATGGAAATATATCAGCTGCCGCGAAGCAATTAAATATATCCCGACAATCATTGCAGTACCATATGAAAAAACTCGCGATTCAAAAAGAAGAGCTCATTTAA
- a CDS encoding M20/M25/M40 family metallo-hydrolase: MTIEFASKAASHVDEDKLVQLFLEMAQINGPSSKESLVAAYLKKELPKLGFQLTFDEAHEHFNGEVGNLIAWHPGTDDTIPPLFFSTHMDTVLPTEHLKPIIKDGIIYSDGTTILGADDRAALASYIEAMRAINESSVPHGPIEFILTVNEQAGLVGAKYMEYNKIKSKKGYIFDSSGDVGQIILQGPYSSRIWFTVKGNAAHIALNADAGNNAFIIASEGLLSMELGEIDSETLANIGIISGGELTSIIPGSVTLGGEVRSFSKEKLDAQLKQMQMAMETAAQKHQGTVEVRIEEKYLGFNISEEDDLVKTVKKAANNIRVSSYLTKTLGGADTNVLNEHGLTCITLGNGFQNIHSFRENISIENLVNTGRLTAALIEQWYERHKN; encoded by the coding sequence ATGACAATTGAATTTGCATCGAAGGCGGCGTCACATGTAGATGAGGATAAGTTAGTGCAATTGTTTTTAGAAATGGCTCAAATTAATGGTCCTAGTAGCAAGGAAAGTCTAGTAGCAGCGTATTTAAAGAAAGAATTACCGAAGCTTGGCTTTCAATTAACATTTGATGAAGCACATGAACATTTTAATGGTGAAGTTGGAAATCTAATTGCTTGGCATCCAGGAACAGATGATACCATTCCACCTTTATTCTTTTCTACGCATATGGACACGGTGTTACCAACAGAACACCTCAAGCCTATCATCAAGGATGGGATTATTTATTCAGATGGTACGACGATTTTAGGGGCGGATGATCGAGCGGCACTTGCTTCTTATATCGAAGCGATGCGTGCCATTAATGAAAGTAGTGTCCCACATGGACCGATTGAATTCATTTTAACTGTAAATGAACAGGCAGGTTTAGTAGGTGCAAAATATATGGAATATAACAAGATAAAAAGTAAAAAGGGTTATATTTTTGATAGTAGCGGGGATGTTGGCCAAATCATTTTACAAGGTCCATACAGTAGTAGAATTTGGTTCACTGTGAAAGGTAATGCTGCCCATATTGCGTTAAATGCGGATGCAGGGAATAATGCATTTATCATTGCCTCCGAAGGGCTTTTATCAATGGAGCTAGGAGAAATTGATAGTGAAACATTAGCAAATATAGGAATTATAAGTGGTGGAGAGCTTACGTCGATAATACCAGGTTCAGTAACACTTGGTGGCGAAGTAAGAAGCTTTTCAAAAGAGAAATTGGATGCACAATTAAAACAGATGCAAATGGCGATGGAAACAGCAGCACAAAAACATCAAGGCACTGTCGAGGTGCGCATTGAAGAAAAGTATCTTGGATTTAATATTTCTGAGGAAGATGATCTCGTTAAAACTGTAAAAAAAGCGGCTAATAATATTCGTGTTTCATCCTATTTAACGAAAACATTGGGCGGCGCAGATACGAATGTATTAAATGAACATGGATTGACGTGTATTACGCTTGGGAATGGATTTCAGAATATTCACTCTTTTAGAGAGAATATTAGTATTGAAAACTTAGTCAATACTGGTAGATTAACAGCGGCATTAATTGAGCAGTGGTATGAGCGCCATAAAAATTAA
- a CDS encoding pyridoxal phosphate-dependent decarboxylase family protein encodes MKKIQQLFQSEDGNSLQRENFLSLIEQIVTSLDQLKDPKKTTLGPIQERSATFYKDLMQENQVPTSGVGLDQVVQDLTQLMQGHPYHTRNFVTNVLPMASIPGVLGQFTNALLNGNNLWDVYGPAAAESEVKVIAMMSKLVGYDFTESFGYTTWGGQGAVFSGLRLAIAKQFPHAKEEGVPNNLYCFASENAHYSLLKSIEAVGIGSNHLVRVKAGKDQSMDIEDLRKRITEVIENGGIPVYIVATTGATDQFAIDDVQAIKEVATTLEQKYDLKQIHIHADSALGGFYAFFNDYDFKANPLQFEDDVLQGLEQIHQRMQHLAIADSLCFDFQKLGQTPYLTSLFLIKDGKSLQLLDIDDFDTPYVGNRGYGSYHTGYTLECSRMGSSIAIYAALQAFGKEGYQQILANYVRVNLAFRTQLAEKLPMLQVVNEANIGPVTAYRLYPKGFDWASEQAGNYTQDQIEYINGLNASFFEILGEGRDEVFFGDTTRVCTVSASDTKQQVPVAAAKFFSISPYTETEHISDMIHFLQQKVVVLEDLQVEYIK; translated from the coding sequence ATGAAGAAAATTCAACAACTATTTCAAAGTGAAGATGGCAACAGCTTACAAAGGGAAAACTTTTTATCACTAATAGAGCAAATTGTAACTTCATTAGATCAATTAAAAGACCCAAAGAAAACAACGCTTGGACCAATTCAAGAACGTTCAGCTACTTTCTATAAAGATCTTATGCAAGAAAATCAAGTTCCCACATCAGGCGTTGGTCTTGATCAGGTCGTTCAAGACTTAACACAATTAATGCAAGGTCATCCTTATCATACACGCAACTTTGTCACAAACGTTTTACCAATGGCTAGTATCCCTGGTGTATTGGGACAGTTTACAAATGCCTTACTTAATGGCAACAATCTGTGGGATGTATATGGACCTGCAGCAGCAGAAAGTGAAGTAAAAGTAATCGCAATGATGTCAAAATTAGTTGGCTATGATTTCACAGAAAGCTTCGGTTATACAACATGGGGAGGACAAGGAGCAGTTTTTAGCGGTTTACGTCTTGCCATTGCTAAACAATTCCCTCACGCTAAAGAGGAAGGTGTCCCAAATAATTTATATTGCTTTGCATCTGAAAACGCCCACTATAGCTTATTAAAATCAATTGAAGCAGTTGGTATTGGAAGTAATCACTTAGTACGTGTAAAAGCAGGAAAAGACCAATCGATGGACATAGAAGATTTAAGAAAACGCATAACGGAAGTAATCGAGAATGGTGGTATTCCAGTTTACATCGTAGCGACTACAGGTGCCACAGATCAATTTGCTATTGATGATGTGCAGGCAATTAAGGAAGTTGCAACAACACTTGAACAAAAATACGATTTAAAACAAATACATATCCATGCTGACTCTGCTTTAGGCGGTTTTTACGCATTTTTCAATGATTATGACTTTAAGGCAAACCCACTACAGTTCGAGGATGATGTATTACAAGGATTAGAACAAATTCACCAACGTATGCAACATCTTGCAATTGCAGATAGTCTTTGCTTTGATTTCCAAAAGCTTGGTCAAACACCATATTTAACAAGCCTTTTCTTAATAAAAGACGGGAAAAGTTTACAACTGTTAGATATTGACGATTTTGATACGCCATATGTAGGCAATAGAGGCTATGGCTCATATCATACTGGTTATACTTTAGAATGTTCTCGAATGGGTAGTTCAATTGCTATTTATGCTGCATTACAAGCTTTTGGTAAAGAAGGTTATCAACAAATACTAGCTAACTATGTCCGTGTAAATTTAGCGTTCCGTACACAATTAGCTGAGAAATTACCAATGCTACAAGTAGTGAATGAAGCAAATATCGGACCAGTAACAGCCTATAGACTATATCCAAAAGGCTTTGATTGGGCGTCTGAACAAGCTGGAAATTACACACAAGATCAAATCGAGTACATTAATGGCTTAAATGCTTCTTTCTTTGAGATTTTAGGTGAAGGTCGAGATGAAGTATTTTTCGGTGACACAACACGTGTCTGCACTGTTAGCGCGAGCGATACAAAACAACAAGTTCCTGTGGCAGCAGCTAAATTCT
- a CDS encoding amidohydrolase, whose translation MTSTLNVAKEIEQVVPQILQWRRYLHENPELSYEEYATADFVYNQLISFGNLVVTRPTKTSVLAVLKGNLPGNCLALRADMDALPIQEETDLPFASKVAGVMHACGHDGHTAMLLGTAKILSTLKQSLKGEIRFIFQHAEELFPGGAKEMVAAGVVDGADHVIGLHLFSTLPTGKIGICAGPFTANSDTFDLEIIGKGGHSSQPQDSINPILIGSQITNVLHQIIPQKIDAQELAVLAVTEFHAGSAKNIIPDRLVIGGSVRTFSQQVREGIAQQIEMLVQHTVAAHGADYNLTYHNGYSSVINDEQLTAVVEEVIQQHFTPETILHIGPFMGGEDFSAFLTKVPGVFIAIGAAFDDDTLNYPHHHPRFAVNEDSLAIGLKLFVHTALTLNS comes from the coding sequence ATGACAAGCACTTTAAATGTAGCGAAAGAAATAGAGCAAGTGGTACCGCAAATTTTACAGTGGAGAAGATATTTACATGAAAATCCTGAACTGTCGTATGAAGAATATGCTACCGCAGATTTTGTTTACAATCAGTTAATTTCATTTGGAAATTTAGTCGTAACGAGGCCGACAAAGACAAGTGTGTTAGCTGTTTTAAAGGGGAATTTACCAGGAAATTGTTTAGCGTTAAGAGCAGATATGGATGCTTTACCGATTCAAGAAGAAACAGATTTACCATTCGCTTCTAAAGTTGCAGGTGTTATGCATGCTTGTGGACATGATGGACATACCGCTATGTTACTAGGCACTGCTAAAATTTTATCTACGTTGAAGCAATCATTAAAAGGAGAAATTCGATTCATCTTTCAGCATGCAGAGGAATTATTTCCAGGTGGCGCGAAAGAAATGGTGGCAGCTGGTGTAGTAGATGGTGCAGATCACGTTATAGGATTGCATTTATTTTCAACACTTCCTACAGGAAAAATAGGCATTTGTGCAGGACCTTTTACAGCCAATTCAGATACATTTGACTTAGAAATAATCGGAAAGGGAGGGCACTCTTCTCAACCTCAAGATTCTATTAATCCGATTTTAATAGGGTCGCAAATTACAAATGTATTACATCAAATTATTCCGCAAAAAATTGATGCGCAAGAGCTAGCGGTACTCGCGGTAACGGAGTTTCATGCGGGCAGTGCCAAAAATATTATTCCAGATCGGTTAGTAATAGGTGGGAGTGTGCGAACATTCTCACAGCAAGTGAGAGAAGGCATTGCCCAACAAATAGAAATGCTAGTTCAACATACCGTTGCTGCACATGGTGCTGATTATAACTTAACATATCATAACGGTTATTCATCAGTCATAAATGATGAACAACTAACTGCCGTAGTGGAAGAGGTTATACAACAGCATTTTACTCCAGAGACCATTTTACACATCGGCCCGTTTATGGGTGGAGAAGATTTCTCGGCTTTTTTAACAAAAGTGCCTGGTGTATTTATCGCGATTGGAGCAGCTTTTGACGATGACACATTAAATTATCCTCATCATCATCCTAGATTTGCAGTTAATGAAGATTCATTAGCAATTGGCTTAAAACTTTTTGTTCATACAGCTTTAACATTGAATAGTTAA